CGCGGCGGCTTCTCCGACCCGCACCGGGGCGGCCAAGGCGTCTTCATCCTCCGCTTCGAGTCCGGGCTGCGGATTGTCTACAAGCCGCGCTCACTGGGAGCAGAGGCCGGGCTCCAGCAGCTCCTCACGTGGCTCAACGCGCGCGGCGCCACGCCCATGATGAAGGGCGCGGAGGCGCTGGACCGAGGCGAATACGGGTGGATGGAGTACGTGGACCCCGCGCCGTGCGCGTCGGCAGAGGAGGTCCGGCGCTTCTACGAACGCCAGGGCGCCTACGTCGCGCTGATGCACGCGCTGGACGGCACGGACCTGCACTTCGAGAACCTCATCGCCGCCGGTGAGCACCCGGTGCTGGTGGACGTGGAGACGCTCTTCCACCCGCTGTCGGGCACGCGCACGCTTCGAGACTCCGAGCACGCGGTGGAGGCGCCGCCGGTGTCGGTGCTCCGCAGCGGACTGCTGCCGCAGCAGTTCTGGGGCACGCGAAAGAAGGCCGGGGTGGACCTGAGCGGGCTGGGCGCTCGGGCAGGTCAGCTCACGCCGCAGGCCTACTTGATGACGACGGAGCGAGGAACGGACCGGATGCGCTTCGAGCGGCGGCCGGTGGAGATGCCCGGGTCCAACAACCTGCCCCGCCTGGAGGGCGAAACCGCGCCCGTGCTGGACTACCGCGACGCGCTGGCCGACGGCTTCACCCGCATGTACGGCCTGCTGTTGGAGCACCGCGAGGCGCTGCTCGCCGAGGACGGGCCGCTGGCCGCCTTCGCGCACGTGCCCATGCGCGTCCTCTTCCGCAACACGGCGGTGTACGGCGCGCTCCTCTTCGAGAGCTACCACCCGCACGCGCTGACGGATGGGCTCGAGCGCCAACGCTTCTTCGACCACCTGTGGCGCGCCGTGGTGCCTGCCCCGGACTTCGCGGCGCTCGTGCCTCTGGAAACGGAGCAGTTGGAGCGGGGAGACCTGCCGTACTTCACCGCGCGCGCCGACTCGAAGGACCTGGAGGCGGGCTCGGGCCAGCGCCTGCCGGACTTCTTCCAGGAGACGGGCATGGCGCGCGTGCGCCGCCGGCTGGTGGGCCTGTCGCCAGAGGACCAGACGCGGCAGCGCTGGGTGCTGGAGCGCTCGCTGGATGTCCTGCTGCTGAGCTCGCAGACGGTGGCGCGTCCGACATATCCCTTCCGGGAGCACACCCAGCCCGGCCTCCGCGACGCGTTGCTCGTGGAAGCACGACGCGCGGGTGAACGGCTGCTGCCATTGGCCTTCGAACGCCGCGACGAAGCGCATTGGCTTGGCCTGGACGCGGGAGACGGCGGCTGGCGGCTCGGTTCTCCGGGGCCGGACGTGTTCCAGGGGCGCGCGGGCATCGCGCTCGCGCTGGGCTACCTGGCGGACGTCACGCAAGACGCGCGCTTCACGCGGCTGGCGCGGGCCACGCTGCGCACCCAGGCGCGCCTCCTGGCGGAGGAGCCCGCCAGCGTGGTGGGGCTGGGCATCCTCAATGGCTGGGGCGGCATCCTCTACGCGCTGACGCACCTGGGCGTGCTGTGGAAGGACGATGCGCTCCTGGACGAGGCCGCGGGTTACGTACGCCGGCTGCGGCCCCTGGTGGAGAAGGACACGGTGCTGGACGTGGGCGCGGGCGCCGCGGGCTGCCTCCTGGCGCTGCTGGTGCTCGGTGAGCACCGCCCGTCAGACACGTTGTGGGCCACGGTGGACGCCTGCGGCCAGCGGCTGCTGGAGACGTCCACGCCCCAGGCCCGAGGCGCGGCCTGGCTCTGCGAAGCCGCCGGAAACCGTTACCTCGCGGGCATGGCGCACGGAGCCGCCGGCATCAGCCTGGCGCTGCTTCGGCTGTTCGCGCGGACGGGCGATACGCGCCTGCGTGACGCCGCGGTGGCGGGCATGGAGTACGAGCGTGGGCTCTACACGCCCGAGGAGCGCAACTGGCCCGACCTGCGCGCGGGCGCGAAGGAACTGGCGGCGGCGGCAGAGGGGACGGAACACTTCCTCTGGGCATGGTGCACCGGCGCCCCCGGCATCGGCCTGGCGCGACTGTCTGGGCTGCCCTTCGTGGACGACGCAGAGGTGCGCGAGGAGATTGCCATCGCGCTGGACTCCACCCTGGCGAGGGGGTTCGGCCGCAACCACGGTCTGTGCCACGGAGACCTGGGCAACGCGGACTTCCTGTTGGAAGCGGCGGCCACGCTCGGGGACTCGAAGCTCCAGGAGCGCACGAATGCGGTGGCGGGCGGCATCCTGCGCGGCATCTCCGAGCACGGCTACCTCTTCGGCCTGCAAGGCAGCACGGAGACGCCGGGCATGATGGTGGGCCTGGCGGGCATCGCCTACGGACTGGCGCGGCTGGCCATGCCGGAGCGGTTGCCCTCGCTGCTGACGGTCGCGCCTCCACGAATCGTCCGAGGTGAAGGGCTGGGCACCCCGGATGGCCGTCCCTCCAGCCGCAACCAGGAGCTGTCATGAGCCAGAAGAAGGACCACATCCTCCGCGCGTGGCGTGACCCCGAGTACTTCAACAGCCTGTCGTCGGAGGAGCGCGCGGCCCTGCCCGCCAACCCCGCCGCCGAGCTGGAGTTGGGGGACGACCTTCTGGAGGTCATCACCGGCGGCGACTTCTGCCTGCCCGGCCAGTCCAGCGCCCAGTGCACGCCGTGCCCGCCGCGTCACTGTCTCTGATTCGTCCCCCCTTTCCTGTCCAGGAGCTGTCATGAGCAAGAAGGAACACATCCTCCGTGCGTGGCGTGACCCCGAGTACTTCAACAGCCTGTCGTCGGAGGAGCGCGCGGCCCTGCCCGCCAACCCCGCCGCCGAGCTGGAATTGAGCGACGAGGTCCTGGAGAGCATCTCGGGTGCGGACAGCTGCGAGCAGTTCGGCAGCTACTACTGCACGCCGTGCCCGCCCTACGTGTGCATGTAGCGAAGGCCCAGGGGGACTGGTTCAGTCCCGGGCCAGTCCCCCACCCCATGCGCTAACGTCCCCCCGCGATGCAGCCACCCACCGACGGCCGCCCCTCCATCTTCCGCAAGGAAGCCCTGGCGCACTACCAGCGCGTCGTGCAGGACGAAGGTGACCTGCTGCGCATCGGCGGACAGTGGACGCGGTGGACGTTCGCGCTCCTGTTCGTCTTCGGCCTCGCGCTGGCGATGGGTGTCCTGGCGTGGCCGGCGCTCATTGCCCCGGAAGGAAACGTGCCGCCATGACGGCCGAGGCGCCGCAGCAGCCCCAGCGCCGGTGGAGGCTCGGCCTGCGCAAGCGCGTGCCCGAAGTGCGGCAGATGACGATGACGGACTGTGGCGCCGCCTGTCTGGCCATGGTGCTGGCCTACCACGGCCGCCACATGGGCCTGGACGCGGTGCGCGAGGTGACAGGCCCCGGACGTGACGGCGCCAGCGCGAAGGCGCTGAAGGCCGCGGCCCAGAAGCTGGGCCTGCGCGTGCGCGCCATCTCCGTGGACCTGGACCGGCTGCCCTTCCTTCCTCCGGCCACCATCCTCCACTGGCGCTTCACGCACTACGTCGTCTTCGAGCGCCTGGGCCGCGGCTGGGTCGAGGTGGTGGACCCCGACCAGGGCCGCCGCCGCGTCTCCATGGAGCAGTTCAGCCAGTGCTTCACCGGCGTGGCGCTGCTGCTGGAGCCGTCCGAGAACTTCCAGCCGGGCCACACGCGGCGCGGGCCCTACCGCTACCTGGTGCCCCTGGTGAAGCGGCAGGCCGGCACGCTGGTGAAGGTGCTCGCGCTGTCCGCCGTGCTCCAGGTGCTGACGCTGGCGGTGCCGCTGCTCACCGGCATGGTGGTGGACCGCGTGGTGCCCCGGCAGGACTACTCGCTGATGGGGGTGCTGTCCGCGGCGCTCGCGGGCGTGTTGCTCTTCGAGCTGCTCACGTCGGTGGTGCGAGGCCAGCTCCTGGTGGAGCTGCGCACGCGGCTGGACTCGCAGATGACGCAGGGGCTGCTGGACCACCTGGTGAGCCTGGCCTACCCGTTCTTCCAGCTCCGGCCCGCGGGCGACCTGCTGACGCGGCTGGGCTCGCAGCAGGCCATCCGCGAACTGCTCTCCACGGGCCTGCTGTCCAGCGCGCTCGACGGTGCGCTGGTGCTCCTCTACCTGGGCCTGCTGCTGGTGGCGGATGCGTCGCTGGGGCTGCTGGTGGTGGGGCTGGGCCTGTTGCAGGTGCTGGTGTTCGCGCTGCCCCGGGCCAGACAACGCAGCCACCTGTCGCGCAGCCTGGACATGGGCGTGCGCAGCCAGAGCTACCTGATGGCCATGCTGTCCGGCATGCAGACGCTCAAGGCCTTTGGCGTGGAGGACCGCATGGTGGGCAGCTACTCCAACCTCTACGTGGACCTGCTCAACGTGGAGTTGGAGCGAGGCCGCCTCTCCGCGTGGCTGGACGCGCTGACGGGCACGCTGCGCCGCGTGTCCCCACTGGTGTTGCTGTGCGTGGGCGCGTGGCGCGTGCTGGACGGCGCGATGTCCCTGGGACAGATGCTGAGCATCAACGCGCTGGCCACCGCGCTGCTGGTGCCCCTGTCCAACCTGCTGGGCACCGGCGGGCAGCTCCAGTTCCTGAGCACCTACCTGGAGCGCATCAACGACGTGCTGGACACGCCCCCCGAACGCGACGCGGCGCACCGGGGCCGCGCGCCCACGCTGCGCGGCGCCATCACCCTGGAGGACGTGCGCTTCCGCTACAACCCCCACTCCGCCTGGGTGGTGCAAGGCGTGTCGGTCAGCGTGGAGCCGGGGCAGATGGTGGCGCTCGTCGGCCGTTCGGGCGCGGGCAAGAGCACCCTGGCGCACCTGCTGCTGGGGCTCTACCTGCCCACCTCCGGACACGTCCGGTACGACGGCGCGGAGCTGGGCGAACTGGACCTGCGCGCGGTGCGCAGCCAACTGGGCGTGGTGTTGCAGGATGCCTCGTTCTTCAACGCGTCGCTGCGGGAGAACATCACCCTGAGCGACCCGGAGCTGGACATGGACCGTGTCGTGGAGGCCGCGAAGCTGGCCCACATCCACGACGACATCATGGCCATGCCCATGCAGTACGACACGCCGCTGACGGACCGGGGCCTCTCCATGTCCGGTGGCCAGCGGCAGAGACTGGCCCTGGCGCGCGCCCTGGTGCGCAGGCCCGCCATCCTCCTGCTCGATGAAGCCACCAGCGCCCTGGACGCCACCACCGAGGCGCACGTGCAGCAGGCGCTGGCGTCCCTGAAGTGCACGCGCGTCGTCATTGCCCACCGGCTCAGCACGGTGCGCAACGCCGACACCATCCTCGTCATGGAGGCCGGCCAGGTGGTGGAGGTCGGCCGGCACCAGGAGCTGCTGGAGCGCCAGGGCACCTACGCGGCCCTGGTGAATGCCCAACGGGAGGAGCGCGCCGTGGCGACGGGCTGAGGTGCCTGGAGCGCGACCCGGCAATCAAGAATATCCTGCCTACCGCGACCGATCCGCCGCACGTCCGCCGGCGCCAGTGAGGGATTCATGAACCTGCATGACTACAGCCGCTTTGACGCAGTGGGATTGGCGGAGCTGGTACGTCGGAAGGAAGTCACGCCCGAAGAGCTGCTCCGGGTGGCGGTGGAGGCCATCCACGCCGTCAACCCGGCACTGAACGCCGTCATCGACACGCGAGAGGGCGACGCCAGCGAGGCGCTGAAGCAAGGCATTCCCGAGGGCCCCTTCCGAGGCGTTCCCTTCCTCATCAAGGACATTGGCCTGCACGCCGCGGGTGTGCCCACCGACATGGGCAGCCGGATGGCCCAGGGGACGGTGTTCCCCCATGACAGCGCGTTGATGGCGCGGTACCGGCGCGCGGGCCTGGTGCTGCTGGGCCGGACGAACGCACCGGAGTTCGGCAACAACGCCACCACGGAGCCGGTGCTGCACGGCCCCACGCGCAATCCGTGGGACGTGAAGCGCAGCCCGGGCGGCTCCAGCGGCGGCTCGGCGGCGGCGGTGGCGGCGGGCATCGTCCCGGTGGCCCACGGCAACGATGGTGGGGGCTCGCTGCGCATCCCCGCGGCGCTTTGCGGCGTCTTCGGGCTGAAGCCCACGCGTGGCCGCAACTCATTGGGGCCGGACGCGGGTGACTTCATCTTCGGCATGGGCATCGAGCACGTGCTGTCCCGCAGCGTGCGCGACAGCGCGGCGATGCTGGACGCCACCCAGGGGCCGGAGGTGGGCGACCCGTACTTCGCCCCGCCGCCGCAGCGCCCATACCTGGAGGAAGTGGGCCGCGCGCCGGGCCGGCTGCGCATCGCGCTGATGACGGAAGCCCCCATGGGCTCACCGGCGAGCGCCGAATGTGTGGAGGCCGCTCGAGCGGCGGCGCGCCTGTGTACGGAGCTGGGCCATGACGTCGTCGAGGCCGCGCCCGAGCACG
The Myxococcus xanthus genome window above contains:
- a CDS encoding type 2 lanthipeptide synthetase LanM family protein, with the protein product MEITQRQDKAMPGANTPSRFARWARATPLTERVEFTLKANTTQQDTSGAARKRLDAWRQQEPFGQADWWQRRLQSSGLTEAELLTLLEVPTEAPWTPPAEVPRWVQVLEHTYAEPSHAPVPWPERTEGPDRSAFLPLVDPLVSRAVTQLTAALKPMKHAAPGLDLEPSVVVSTMLGHLPQVLAPVLGRAMVVELHAAQLEGLLAGDTPEARFQDFTRRLRQPQVALDILERYPVLARCVVLRIGEWESNCLGLMKRLTRDAPLLWQRFNAGQSPGALVEARGGFSDPHRGGQGVFILRFESGLRIVYKPRSLGAEAGLQQLLTWLNARGATPMMKGAEALDRGEYGWMEYVDPAPCASAEEVRRFYERQGAYVALMHALDGTDLHFENLIAAGEHPVLVDVETLFHPLSGTRTLRDSEHAVEAPPVSVLRSGLLPQQFWGTRKKAGVDLSGLGARAGQLTPQAYLMTTERGTDRMRFERRPVEMPGSNNLPRLEGETAPVLDYRDALADGFTRMYGLLLEHREALLAEDGPLAAFAHVPMRVLFRNTAVYGALLFESYHPHALTDGLERQRFFDHLWRAVVPAPDFAALVPLETEQLERGDLPYFTARADSKDLEAGSGQRLPDFFQETGMARVRRRLVGLSPEDQTRQRWVLERSLDVLLLSSQTVARPTYPFREHTQPGLRDALLVEARRAGERLLPLAFERRDEAHWLGLDAGDGGWRLGSPGPDVFQGRAGIALALGYLADVTQDARFTRLARATLRTQARLLAEEPASVVGLGILNGWGGILYALTHLGVLWKDDALLDEAAGYVRRLRPLVEKDTVLDVGAGAAGCLLALLVLGEHRPSDTLWATVDACGQRLLETSTPQARGAAWLCEAAGNRYLAGMAHGAAGISLALLRLFARTGDTRLRDAAVAGMEYERGLYTPEERNWPDLRAGAKELAAAAEGTEHFLWAWCTGAPGIGLARLSGLPFVDDAEVREEIAIALDSTLARGFGRNHGLCHGDLGNADFLLEAAATLGDSKLQERTNAVAGGILRGISEHGYLFGLQGSTETPGMMVGLAGIAYGLARLAMPERLPSLLTVAPPRIVRGEGLGTPDGRPSSRNQELS
- a CDS encoding mersacidin/lichenicidin family type 2 lantibiotic produces the protein MSQKKDHILRAWRDPEYFNSLSSEERAALPANPAAELELGDDLLEVITGGDFCLPGQSSAQCTPCPPRHCL
- a CDS encoding mersacidin/lichenicidin family type 2 lantibiotic — encoded protein: MSKKEHILRAWRDPEYFNSLSSEERAALPANPAAELELSDEVLESISGADSCEQFGSYYCTPCPPYVCM
- a CDS encoding peptidase domain-containing ABC transporter produces the protein MTAEAPQQPQRRWRLGLRKRVPEVRQMTMTDCGAACLAMVLAYHGRHMGLDAVREVTGPGRDGASAKALKAAAQKLGLRVRAISVDLDRLPFLPPATILHWRFTHYVVFERLGRGWVEVVDPDQGRRRVSMEQFSQCFTGVALLLEPSENFQPGHTRRGPYRYLVPLVKRQAGTLVKVLALSAVLQVLTLAVPLLTGMVVDRVVPRQDYSLMGVLSAALAGVLLFELLTSVVRGQLLVELRTRLDSQMTQGLLDHLVSLAYPFFQLRPAGDLLTRLGSQQAIRELLSTGLLSSALDGALVLLYLGLLLVADASLGLLVVGLGLLQVLVFALPRARQRSHLSRSLDMGVRSQSYLMAMLSGMQTLKAFGVEDRMVGSYSNLYVDLLNVELERGRLSAWLDALTGTLRRVSPLVLLCVGAWRVLDGAMSLGQMLSINALATALLVPLSNLLGTGGQLQFLSTYLERINDVLDTPPERDAAHRGRAPTLRGAITLEDVRFRYNPHSAWVVQGVSVSVEPGQMVALVGRSGAGKSTLAHLLLGLYLPTSGHVRYDGAELGELDLRAVRSQLGVVLQDASFFNASLRENITLSDPELDMDRVVEAAKLAHIHDDIMAMPMQYDTPLTDRGLSMSGGQRQRLALARALVRRPAILLLDEATSALDATTEAHVQQALASLKCTRVVIAHRLSTVRNADTILVMEAGQVVEVGRHQELLERQGTYAALVNAQREERAVATG
- a CDS encoding amidase, with the protein product MNLHDYSRFDAVGLAELVRRKEVTPEELLRVAVEAIHAVNPALNAVIDTREGDASEALKQGIPEGPFRGVPFLIKDIGLHAAGVPTDMGSRMAQGTVFPHDSALMARYRRAGLVLLGRTNAPEFGNNATTEPVLHGPTRNPWDVKRSPGGSSGGSAAAVAAGIVPVAHGNDGGGSLRIPAALCGVFGLKPTRGRNSLGPDAGDFIFGMGIEHVLSRSVRDSAAMLDATQGPEVGDPYFAPPPQRPYLEEVGRAPGRLRIALMTEAPMGSPASAECVEAARAAARLCTELGHDVVEAAPEHDGQLLHEAVCTVWSATMASLVGMLGQFSGRDPGPELLEATTWAAVRHGRELKATDLQRALGVFNLVSRQVGAFFQQYDVLLSPTVAAPPFPLGLLDANAPRTAREWYDHAFGHCPFTALFNVTGQPAMSVPLHWSAEGLPIGVQFAGRYAAEATLFQLAGQLEQARPWAQRTPPVHVTRPAESP